A window from Novosphingobium sp. CECT 9465 encodes these proteins:
- a CDS encoding strawberry notch-like NTP hydrolase domain-containing protein: MTDLFDPAPARADHATAAARLLLPAIAGDAKITRAMLNDAMIRAYGGTDADGRWTQRESFEVLEHATALAVCAAGTTPAVDAAIGLMARLPTQTVRSEEQIDWQQFSTPLDLATITVMLANARADDIVLEPSAGNGLLVAGLPPIAALQLNEIDPARRERLSATFPKASVTGHDGAQIASVMASAERPSLILMNPPFSRSLGRGADALAAVRHLQAAIKRVRPGGRVVAIMPDWFFNSARMGTIWSTTLASVALRTSIRLTHAYGKHGTGVAVRLYVIDKTVGDTTTVTLQRGAVSDLVEALVIPPRQDLIPEAATPAPVKRGGGLSLLRSVRSKPAATPRIFRALARNEVLPVGYQVLETPAPLAEQSGVYLPYRPSRIVFDAAGEHPTALVESIAMGSIPAPIPVHVPSLPERTVTERLLSSSQLETVVYAGHAWTQYIPGLSKPDKEGVGLVLSDDGRAYRKGYFLGDGTGAGKGRQVAAVILDNWLAGRRKNIWISKNEALHTDAIRDWTALGGLAADVQPLSRWKIDEPVTMDEGVLFVTYPTLRSNRGDATRLDQIIAWAGADFDGVIAFDEAHEMGGVAGGEGSMGTKKGSQQGIAGVLLQNHLPDARVLYASATGASEVNNLAYAVRLGLWGPETAFANREAFITQIRQGGIAAMELVARDLKATGLYTARALSFAGVEYDILRHELTPEQIAVYDTYADAWAIIHRGLEKALELTGVVDGNEGKTLNSGAKAAARSRFESCKQRFFGALLLSAKLPTVIAAIEQHLAADQSVVLQLVSTAEAILDRRLGELSPDERADLDIDLSPREAVIDYLTRAFPVQQMTFFRDDTGEVRSRPLFDESGHPVTNPEAEAERDNLVEQLCALPPIAAVLDAIITRFGTEMVAEVTGRTKRLITVSGGGQKLESRSARATQADSAAFMEGTKRILVFSDAGGTGRSYHASLDAKNQQQRAHLLLEPGWRADRAIQGLGRTHRTHQACSPLFRPVTTDCKGELRFTSTIARRLDSLGALTRGQRQTGGQNLFDPADNLESDYAKAALISWYHLLVAGKLTSTNLTDFQHRTGLELLDTDGVLKEDLPPIQRWLNRLLALPIGLQNCIFDEFLALVEARVAAAREAGTLDVGVETMTVETATVLDDTILRTDPVSKATSHLLTIEVTRRRNPMSLERVLRIADTDQTAVFVRNGKSGKVALRTNARSWLTEDGVAVSRIELMRPTRHEYLALDDLYETAWEECSRARFEAEWSAEVDEIRGKLDVETIRLATGLLLPIWSALPSDHLVVNRVVDAEGRSWLGRMVFPGDVPALFSKMGLDSNDVLSPAEVARAAMEGGTVTIRRPFVCEVKRVRVNAKPRIEISGAPADQLAWLKSIGCFTEIIAYKTRVFIPVETADAVLAKLMA; the protein is encoded by the coding sequence ATGACCGACCTGTTCGACCCTGCGCCCGCGCGCGCCGACCATGCCACCGCTGCCGCCCGCCTGCTGCTCCCCGCGATCGCCGGCGACGCGAAGATCACCCGAGCGATGCTCAACGACGCGATGATCCGCGCCTATGGCGGCACCGACGCCGATGGTCGCTGGACCCAGCGCGAGAGCTTCGAGGTGCTGGAGCATGCGACCGCGCTGGCGGTATGCGCAGCAGGCACCACGCCGGCGGTCGACGCCGCGATCGGGCTTATGGCGCGCCTTCCTACCCAGACCGTGCGCAGCGAGGAGCAGATCGACTGGCAGCAATTCTCGACCCCGCTCGATCTCGCCACGATCACGGTCATGCTCGCGAACGCACGCGCGGATGACATCGTACTCGAACCGAGCGCCGGCAACGGTCTCCTGGTAGCGGGCCTCCCGCCGATCGCGGCGCTCCAGCTCAACGAGATCGATCCCGCGCGCCGCGAGCGGCTGTCGGCCACCTTCCCGAAAGCCAGCGTTACCGGCCACGACGGCGCGCAGATCGCCAGCGTCATGGCATCCGCGGAGCGCCCCAGCCTCATCCTGATGAACCCGCCCTTCTCGCGCTCGCTCGGCCGCGGTGCCGACGCGCTCGCTGCGGTCCGCCACCTGCAGGCGGCGATCAAGCGTGTGCGGCCTGGCGGGCGCGTCGTCGCGATCATGCCCGACTGGTTCTTCAACTCCGCGCGCATGGGCACGATCTGGTCGACGACGCTGGCGAGCGTCGCGCTGCGCACCTCGATCCGGCTGACCCATGCCTATGGCAAGCACGGCACCGGAGTCGCGGTGCGACTCTATGTCATCGACAAGACGGTGGGTGATACCACGACGGTCACGCTCCAGCGCGGCGCCGTAAGCGACCTGGTCGAGGCGCTGGTCATCCCGCCCCGGCAGGATCTGATCCCGGAGGCCGCCACTCCGGCGCCGGTCAAGCGGGGCGGGGGGCTGTCCCTCCTGCGCAGCGTGAGATCGAAGCCCGCTGCCACCCCGCGCATCTTCCGCGCTCTCGCCAGGAACGAGGTTCTCCCGGTCGGCTACCAGGTACTCGAGACGCCGGCGCCACTCGCCGAGCAGTCCGGCGTCTATCTGCCCTATCGGCCGAGCCGTATCGTGTTCGACGCTGCCGGCGAGCATCCGACCGCGCTGGTGGAATCGATCGCGATGGGCTCGATCCCCGCGCCGATCCCCGTCCATGTTCCGTCGCTGCCCGAACGCACCGTCACCGAACGCCTCCTGTCCTCCTCGCAGCTCGAGACCGTCGTTTACGCCGGCCATGCCTGGACCCAGTATATCCCGGGCCTGAGCAAGCCAGACAAGGAGGGCGTGGGGCTGGTGCTCTCCGACGACGGACGCGCGTACCGCAAGGGCTATTTCCTGGGCGACGGCACCGGGGCAGGGAAGGGGCGGCAGGTCGCGGCCGTCATCCTCGACAACTGGCTGGCGGGTCGTCGCAAGAACATCTGGATCAGCAAGAACGAGGCGCTCCATACCGACGCGATCCGCGACTGGACCGCGCTCGGCGGTCTCGCGGCCGATGTGCAGCCGCTCTCGCGCTGGAAGATCGACGAGCCCGTCACGATGGACGAGGGCGTCCTGTTCGTGACCTATCCGACGCTGCGCTCCAACCGCGGCGACGCCACCCGGCTCGATCAAATCATCGCCTGGGCCGGTGCCGACTTCGACGGCGTCATCGCGTTCGACGAGGCGCATGAGATGGGCGGCGTCGCGGGTGGCGAAGGGTCGATGGGCACCAAGAAGGGCTCGCAGCAGGGCATCGCCGGCGTTCTCCTGCAGAACCACCTGCCCGACGCCCGCGTGCTCTACGCCTCGGCGACCGGCGCGTCGGAGGTGAACAACCTCGCCTATGCCGTGCGGCTCGGCCTGTGGGGGCCGGAGACCGCCTTCGCCAACCGCGAGGCGTTCATCACCCAGATCCGGCAGGGCGGGATCGCGGCGATGGAACTGGTCGCGCGCGATCTCAAGGCGACCGGCCTCTACACCGCGCGCGCGCTGAGCTTCGCCGGGGTCGAATATGACATCCTCCGCCACGAGCTGACGCCTGAACAGATCGCGGTGTACGACACCTATGCCGATGCCTGGGCGATCATCCATCGCGGCCTTGAAAAGGCGCTCGAACTCACCGGCGTCGTCGACGGCAACGAGGGCAAGACGCTCAACTCGGGCGCGAAGGCCGCGGCGCGCTCGCGGTTCGAAAGCTGCAAGCAGCGGTTCTTCGGGGCGCTCCTCCTGTCAGCGAAGCTCCCGACCGTCATCGCGGCGATCGAACAGCATCTGGCGGCCGATCAGTCGGTCGTGCTGCAGCTGGTCAGCACCGCCGAGGCGATCCTCGACCGCCGCCTGGGCGAACTGTCGCCCGACGAGCGCGCCGACCTCGACATCGATCTCTCCCCGCGCGAGGCCGTGATCGACTATCTGACGCGGGCATTCCCGGTCCAGCAGATGACCTTCTTCCGCGATGACACCGGCGAGGTGCGCTCGCGACCGCTGTTCGACGAGAGCGGCCACCCGGTCACCAACCCCGAAGCCGAAGCCGAGCGCGACAATCTGGTCGAGCAGCTTTGCGCGCTGCCGCCGATCGCGGCCGTGCTCGATGCCATCATCACCCGGTTCGGCACCGAGATGGTCGCCGAGGTGACGGGGCGCACCAAGCGCCTCATCACGGTGAGCGGGGGAGGGCAGAAGCTCGAATCGCGCTCGGCCCGCGCCACGCAGGCCGATTCCGCCGCCTTCATGGAAGGCACCAAGCGCATCCTGGTCTTCTCCGACGCCGGCGGGACCGGGCGGTCTTATCATGCCAGCCTCGATGCGAAGAACCAGCAGCAACGCGCGCATCTGCTCCTGGAGCCGGGCTGGAGGGCCGATCGCGCGATCCAGGGCCTGGGACGTACCCACCGCACGCATCAGGCCTGCTCGCCCCTGTTCCGGCCCGTCACGACCGACTGCAAGGGCGAACTCAGGTTCACCTCGACCATCGCGCGGCGTCTAGACAGCCTCGGCGCTCTGACGCGCGGCCAGCGCCAGACCGGGGGGCAGAATCTGTTCGACCCGGCCGATAATCTCGAAAGCGACTACGCCAAGGCGGCGCTCATCAGCTGGTATCACCTGCTCGTCGCGGGGAAGCTGACCAGCACCAACCTCACCGATTTCCAGCATCGCACCGGCCTGGAACTGCTCGATACCGACGGCGTGTTGAAGGAGGATCTCCCGCCCATCCAGCGCTGGCTCAACCGGTTGCTGGCGCTGCCGATCGGGCTCCAGAACTGCATCTTTGACGAATTCCTGGCGCTGGTCGAGGCACGGGTCGCGGCCGCGCGCGAGGCGGGGACACTCGATGTCGGCGTCGAGACGATGACGGTCGAGACCGCGACCGTGCTCGACGATACGATCCTGCGCACCGACCCGGTCAGCAAGGCGACCTCGCACCTGCTGACGATCGAGGTGACCCGGCGCCGCAACCCCATGTCGCTCGAGCGCGTGCTGCGCATCGCCGATACCGACCAGACCGCCGTGTTCGTGCGCAACGGCAAGTCGGGCAAGGTCGCGCTGCGCACCAACGCGCGCTCCTGGCTGACCGAGGACGGGGTGGCGGTGTCGCGCATCGAACTGATGCGTCCGACCCGGCACGAATATCTCGCACTCGACGATCTCTACGAGACGGCCTGGGAGGAATGCAGCCGCGCACGGTTCGAGGCGGAATGGTCGGCCGAGGTCGACGAGATCCGCGGCAAGCTCGACGTCGAGACGATCCGGCTCGCGACCGGCCTTCTGCTGCCGATCTGGTCGGCGCTGCCGAGCGACCATCTCGTGGTCAACCGCGTGGTCGATGCCGAGGGTCGCTCCTGGCTCGGGCGCATGGTGTTCCCGGGCGACGTGCCGGCGCTGTTCTCGAAGATGGGCCTCGACAGCAACGACGTGCTCAGCCCGGCCGAGGTCGCGCGCGCCGCGATGGAGGGCGGGACGGTCACGATCCGGCGACCGTTCGTGTGCGAGGTGAAGCGCGTACGCGTCAACGCCAAGCCGCGCATCGAGATCAGCGGCGCACCGGCCGACCAGCTCGCGTGGCTCAAGTCGATCGGCTGCTTCACAGAGATCATCGCCTACAAGACGCGCGTCTTCATCCCCGTCGAGACGGCCGATGCGGTTCTCGCAAAGCTGATGGCCTGA
- a CDS encoding toprim domain-containing protein, with the protein MPLVALKPTQTIVDIVGALGGTWHGYNAMCRCPAHADSDPSLSIRQGHDGILVHCFAGCTAEDVLREIARIRPGRTYDPPAEQRTGRPANIERLWNEGLPIAGTPAEAYLRFRGITGAFDDLSYHPRCPWGPKPHTRFLPALLIAAREGRTLRSIQRIFLDLAHGGYLDKATLGTPGGATWQGMRVTDTLALGEGFETSAAFTQIHGIPCWATLGAARLDRVHIPDSVTTLIFAEDNDFEGRRARRKAWAAYRPRGLTLKRMPPPSRYGDWADVVKPGA; encoded by the coding sequence ATGCCCCTCGTTGCGCTGAAACCCACCCAGACCATCGTGGACATCGTCGGCGCCCTCGGCGGCACCTGGCACGGCTACAACGCCATGTGCCGTTGCCCGGCCCACGCCGACAGCGATCCCAGCCTCTCGATCCGGCAGGGCCATGACGGCATCCTCGTTCACTGCTTCGCCGGCTGCACCGCCGAGGACGTGCTCCGCGAGATCGCGCGCATCAGACCCGGACGCACCTACGACCCACCCGCTGAACAGCGCACCGGCAGACCCGCCAACATCGAACGGCTGTGGAACGAGGGGTTGCCGATCGCCGGAACGCCCGCGGAAGCCTATCTCCGCTTTCGCGGCATCACCGGCGCCTTCGACGACCTGAGCTACCACCCGCGCTGTCCGTGGGGACCGAAACCGCATACCCGGTTCCTCCCGGCGCTGCTGATCGCGGCGCGGGAGGGGCGCACGCTGCGCTCGATTCAGCGCATCTTCCTCGACCTCGCGCATGGCGGCTATCTCGACAAGGCGACGCTCGGCACGCCGGGAGGTGCGACCTGGCAGGGCATGCGCGTCACCGACACATTGGCGCTTGGTGAGGGGTTCGAGACCTCGGCCGCCTTCACCCAGATCCACGGCATCCCGTGCTGGGCGACGCTCGGCGCGGCGCGGCTCGACCGTGTCCACATCCCCGATAGCGTCACCACGCTGATCTTCGCCGAGGACAATGACTTCGAGGGCCGACGCGCACGACGCAAGGCGTGGGCTGCCTATCGGCCGCGCGGGCTGACGCTGAAGCGGATGCCGCCACCCTCACGTTATGGCGACTGGGCCGACGTCGTGAAACCCGGAGCCTGA
- a CDS encoding ParA family protein, which yields MAAVVAFVSQKGGVGKSTLARALAREAAAGELRVKIADLDTQQGTSVDWHRARLGISIEPIVSVEAFKTASQALAAADGFDLLIIDGPARTSKATLEIARSSSLVVQPTGASLDDLRPAVREYHALVKEGIPTGRLVFALNRIGTSAEENDARAYLTEAGYNVLDGSIVERPAYRQAQNQGLSITETKFSGLNQRADTLIQSLIDKVAG from the coding sequence ATGGCTGCTGTCGTAGCATTCGTCTCACAAAAAGGCGGTGTAGGAAAAAGCACCTTGGCAAGAGCCCTTGCTCGCGAGGCGGCGGCAGGCGAACTGCGGGTTAAAATCGCCGATCTCGATACTCAACAGGGCACTTCGGTCGATTGGCACCGAGCACGCCTTGGCATCTCCATCGAGCCGATTGTGTCGGTTGAGGCATTCAAAACCGCGTCTCAGGCCCTGGCCGCTGCAGACGGCTTCGATCTGCTTATCATCGACGGCCCCGCTCGGACCAGCAAAGCTACACTTGAAATTGCACGGTCATCGTCACTCGTGGTTCAACCCACCGGCGCATCCTTGGACGATCTCAGGCCTGCCGTCCGCGAATACCATGCCCTTGTTAAGGAGGGTATCCCGACTGGACGGCTCGTTTTTGCGCTCAACCGCATTGGAACTTCGGCTGAAGAAAATGACGCGCGGGCGTATTTGACCGAAGCGGGGTATAATGTCCTCGACGGTTCGATCGTGGAACGACCAGCATACCGGCAAGCGCAGAACCAAGGCCTGTCAATTACCGAAACCAAATTCTCCGGCCTTAACCAGCGTGCTGATACTCTGATCCAATCCCTAATCGACAAAGTAGCGGGGTGA
- a CDS encoding lytic transglycosylase domain-containing protein has translation MSDIASYLYTPQACSITPYRPRGDFPGWLEARRAQYYPLIQAVACEAGVPVGLFDALVAQESRYDPLIVSPKGAVGLTQLMPGTARGLGVFNSRDPLSNLRGGARYLRAHLDEFKRVDLALAAYNAGPGRVRSMRRIPPFRETMDYVAAITRGWSTGSFRTASIQTAGLAVGRQEFRGRGVQLLAYTSTRVSNPR, from the coding sequence ATGTCCGATATCGCAAGTTATCTCTACACCCCACAGGCTTGCTCAATCACACCCTACCGTCCACGCGGCGATTTTCCAGGCTGGCTCGAAGCTCGGCGGGCTCAATATTACCCCTTGATCCAGGCCGTGGCGTGCGAAGCTGGTGTGCCAGTCGGGCTTTTCGATGCACTGGTGGCCCAGGAAAGCCGCTATGACCCATTGATCGTATCACCGAAGGGCGCCGTTGGCCTTACCCAATTGATGCCCGGTACAGCGCGTGGACTTGGGGTTTTCAATTCGAGAGATCCGTTGTCGAACCTGAGGGGAGGGGCCAGATACCTCCGCGCGCATCTGGATGAGTTCAAGCGGGTCGATCTAGCCTTGGCCGCGTACAATGCAGGTCCAGGACGCGTTCGATCGATGCGCCGTATTCCGCCGTTTCGCGAGACGATGGACTATGTCGCAGCGATCACTCGAGGGTGGAGCACCGGATCGTTCAGGACAGCATCGATTCAGACCGCCGGTTTGGCAGTGGGTCGACAGGAATTCCGGGGCAGGGGGGTCCAGTTACTCGCTTACACATCTACAAGAGTATCGAACCCGAGGTAG
- a CDS encoding thiamine pyrophosphate-requiring protein, whose translation MARMSSDFFVQRLKDWGVSRIYGYSGDGINGVLGALQRAEKEGSGIEFIQVRHEEMAAFMATAHAKFTGELGVCLSTGGPGATHLITGLYDAKLDHVPVLAIAGQAESTVRGASYQQELNLDRLFADVAAYVQEASAPAQVRHVTDRAIRIAVAGNAVSTIVLPKDIQDTKYEEPGQAHGFTRSGTGYAHPIVVPQPADLARAAEVLNAGAKVAILIGAGARGASAVVTEVADLLGAGVAKALLGKDVLPDDLPFVTGAIGLLGTKPSSDLMRECDTLLLIGTGFPWAEFLPKDGQARAVQVDIDASMLGLRYPVEVNLHGDAAETLKALIPLLQRKDDRSWREGIEKATAQWWQTLEERAMAEAKPVNPQRVVWEMSPRLPADAIVTSDSGSCANWYARDYRVKVGQRASLSGGLASMGAAVPYAIAAKFAYPDRPVVALVGDGAMQMNNLAELITVQKYWKQWRDPRFIVCVFNNGDLNEVTWEQRVMEGNPRFPTTQDIPDVPYARFAELLGLGGIYVDDPSALGPAWEVALSADRPTLIEVKTDPEVVPFPPQLTLEQAKGLMSSMVMGDKGLGTMIADTARQLLVTNARFSG comes from the coding sequence ATGGCCCGCATGTCGAGCGATTTCTTCGTCCAGCGCCTCAAGGATTGGGGCGTGAGCCGAATCTACGGCTATTCTGGCGATGGCATCAATGGCGTGCTGGGGGCGCTCCAGCGCGCCGAGAAGGAAGGCTCGGGCATCGAGTTCATCCAGGTCCGCCACGAGGAGATGGCGGCCTTCATGGCGACGGCGCATGCGAAATTCACCGGCGAGCTCGGCGTCTGCCTGTCGACCGGCGGTCCGGGCGCGACCCACCTGATCACCGGGCTCTATGACGCCAAGCTCGACCATGTCCCGGTCCTCGCGATCGCGGGCCAGGCCGAGAGCACCGTGCGCGGTGCAAGCTATCAGCAGGAGCTCAATCTCGACCGACTGTTTGCCGACGTCGCCGCCTATGTGCAGGAGGCGAGCGCGCCGGCGCAGGTCCGCCATGTGACCGATCGCGCGATCCGGATCGCGGTCGCGGGCAACGCGGTCTCAACCATCGTGCTGCCCAAGGACATACAGGATACGAAATATGAGGAGCCGGGCCAGGCGCACGGCTTCACCCGCTCGGGCACCGGCTATGCACATCCGATCGTCGTCCCGCAGCCCGCCGATCTCGCGCGCGCGGCGGAGGTACTGAATGCAGGCGCCAAGGTCGCTATCCTGATTGGGGCGGGAGCCCGCGGCGCGTCGGCCGTGGTGACCGAGGTCGCCGACCTGCTTGGCGCCGGCGTCGCCAAAGCGTTGCTCGGCAAGGATGTCCTGCCTGACGATCTGCCGTTCGTGACCGGGGCGATCGGCTTGCTCGGGACCAAGCCATCGTCCGACCTCATGCGCGAGTGCGACACGCTTCTGCTGATCGGCACGGGCTTTCCCTGGGCCGAGTTCCTGCCGAAAGACGGGCAGGCGAGGGCCGTGCAGGTCGACATCGACGCATCGATGCTGGGGCTGCGCTACCCCGTCGAGGTCAACCTGCATGGAGATGCGGCCGAAACGCTGAAAGCGCTGATCCCGCTGCTCCAGCGCAAGGATGATCGCAGTTGGCGCGAAGGCATCGAGAAGGCGACTGCGCAGTGGTGGCAGACGCTCGAGGAACGCGCCATGGCGGAAGCAAAGCCCGTCAATCCCCAGCGCGTGGTCTGGGAAATGTCGCCGCGTCTGCCCGCCGACGCGATCGTCACCTCGGATTCGGGCTCATGCGCCAACTGGTACGCGCGCGACTATCGCGTGAAGGTCGGGCAGCGTGCCTCTCTCTCGGGCGGTTTAGCCTCTATGGGCGCTGCGGTTCCCTATGCGATCGCGGCCAAGTTTGCTTATCCTGATCGGCCCGTCGTGGCGCTGGTCGGCGACGGCGCAATGCAGATGAACAATCTGGCCGAACTCATCACCGTCCAGAAATATTGGAAGCAGTGGCGCGATCCGCGCTTCATCGTCTGCGTCTTCAACAACGGCGATCTCAACGAGGTCACGTGGGAACAGCGGGTGATGGAAGGCAATCCGCGTTTCCCGACGACGCAGGATATTCCGGACGTCCCCTACGCGCGCTTCGCGGAATTGCTGGGGCTTGGCGGCATCTACGTCGATGATCCATCCGCGCTTGGGCCGGCGTGGGAAGTTGCGCTCTCCGCCGATCGCCCGACGCTCATCGAGGTGAAGACCGATCCCGAGGTCGTGCCGTTTCCACCGCAACTGACGCTCGAGCAGGCCAAGGGTCTGATGAGTTCGATGGTGATGGGAGACAAGGGCCTGGGCACGATGATCGCCGACACGGCGCGCCAGCTCCTGGTAACTAATGCGCGATTCAGCGGTTAA
- a CDS encoding tyrosine-type recombinase/integrase, producing the protein MAKTALTRRQSTPPAGADDVVGEVRALAIDKAAVDPQVIAAAARAWSPNTIRAFLSDMKLWDAWCRRTRVRAGEATAETVAAYVRALSGQDHDEATRATPQRAAATIARYLVNIGWAYRMAGLDDPTAAPLVQLEHKAARKLLGTRQTQARGIRYKGDVSDLDAPASGVSLAVLLKATRRDLLGARDRALLQVNYDTGCRRSELAAMRIEHIDGPDVDGAGVVEIGRSKTDQEGQGALAYLSPATMRAIAEWCDKAGIARGALFRRVETWFDGSIRGVGEEALNPGTITLIYKRLIRQAFDKKLLGAMSEAELERWVAAVSSHSIRVGVAQDNFAAGESLPAIMQAYRWRDPKTVMRYGAKLAAKSGASARLAKRFGGE; encoded by the coding sequence ATGGCGAAAACGGCCCTCACCCGCAGGCAAAGCACGCCGCCCGCCGGCGCCGACGACGTCGTGGGCGAGGTCCGCGCGCTGGCTATCGACAAGGCGGCGGTCGATCCGCAGGTCATCGCGGCCGCGGCGCGGGCCTGGTCGCCGAACACGATCCGCGCGTTCCTTTCCGACATGAAGCTCTGGGATGCTTGGTGCCGGCGCACCCGAGTGCGGGCAGGGGAGGCGACCGCCGAGACCGTCGCGGCCTATGTCCGCGCGCTGTCGGGTCAGGATCATGATGAGGCGACGCGGGCGACGCCGCAGAGGGCGGCCGCGACGATCGCGCGCTATCTCGTCAATATCGGCTGGGCCTATCGCATGGCGGGGCTGGACGATCCGACCGCAGCCCCGCTCGTGCAGCTCGAGCACAAGGCGGCGCGCAAGCTTCTCGGCACCCGCCAGACGCAGGCGCGGGGTATCCGCTACAAGGGCGATGTCAGCGATCTCGACGCGCCGGCGAGCGGCGTGAGCCTCGCGGTCCTCCTCAAGGCCACGCGCCGCGATCTCCTGGGCGCGCGCGATCGCGCGCTACTGCAGGTCAACTATGATACCGGCTGCCGGCGCTCCGAACTCGCGGCGATGCGTATCGAGCATATCGACGGGCCCGACGTCGACGGGGCAGGGGTGGTCGAGATCGGCCGCAGCAAGACCGATCAGGAAGGGCAGGGGGCTCTCGCCTATCTCTCGCCCGCGACCATGCGCGCGATCGCTGAATGGTGCGACAAGGCCGGGATTGCGCGCGGGGCCCTGTTCCGGCGCGTCGAAACCTGGTTCGATGGCTCGATCCGCGGTGTGGGAGAGGAGGCGCTCAACCCCGGCACGATCACGCTCATCTACAAGCGGTTGATCCGCCAGGCATTCGACAAGAAACTGCTGGGGGCGATGAGCGAGGCCGAGCTCGAGCGCTGGGTCGCGGCCGTGTCGAGCCATTCGATCCGGGTTGGCGTGGCGCAAGACAATTTTGCGGCAGGAGAGAGCCTGCCCGCCATCATGCAGGCCTATCGCTGGCGCGATCCCAAGACGGTCATGCGCTATGGCGCGAAGCTGGCGGCCAAGAGCGGAGCGAGTGCGCGTCTCGCGAAGCGTTTCGGCGGTGAATGA
- a CDS encoding TniB family NTP-binding protein, translated as MEGLGQPHSSAFWIDFDEARFAVETLVDIAHDEPDERPPCVILVGQSGMGKTSILREAQRRIECDFPEPEGWRDAGMLPSSGP; from the coding sequence ATGGAGGGATTAGGTCAGCCGCACAGTTCCGCTTTCTGGATCGACTTCGACGAAGCGCGTTTTGCCGTGGAAACGCTGGTTGATATCGCACATGACGAGCCTGATGAACGGCCGCCCTGCGTCATTCTCGTGGGTCAATCCGGTATGGGGAAGACATCGATCCTGCGCGAAGCCCAGCGGCGTATCGAATGCGACTTTCCAGAGCCTGAAGGGTGGCGGGATGCCGGTATGCTCCCGTCCTCAGGACCGTGA
- a CDS encoding Mu transposase C-terminal domain-containing protein, translating into MTLEEFERWLVREICRYHHTPHEGLGRVAPAQMWSTGVESHGPLAPPGVDIEQLTRRFLPWVERTVQSGGVKIDHIRYWHESLAPRLGLKVMIHYDDRTIQEVYPVIDGVLVAAAAVGNYPNVTRPEWDVAVAARRHSGVVYQHAGGQAEIARLVHANRQEVLNAKSRTRGLRDARKRLEREGVSHAAQPANQEVSNVPVGYRCRLTR; encoded by the coding sequence ATGACGCTTGAGGAATTCGAGCGGTGGTTGGTCCGGGAGATTTGCCGCTATCATCATACACCTCACGAAGGACTGGGTCGCGTCGCACCTGCGCAAATGTGGTCCACGGGTGTCGAGAGCCACGGGCCGCTGGCGCCGCCAGGTGTCGATATCGAGCAGCTAACCCGCCGATTTCTGCCGTGGGTCGAGCGGACCGTTCAATCGGGCGGCGTGAAGATTGATCATATTCGCTATTGGCACGAAAGTTTGGCGCCGCGCCTGGGTCTCAAGGTCATGATCCATTACGACGACAGGACTATCCAGGAGGTCTATCCTGTCATCGATGGAGTTCTTGTCGCTGCTGCTGCGGTGGGCAATTATCCGAACGTGACCAGGCCTGAATGGGATGTTGCGGTCGCTGCACGGCGCCATTCCGGCGTGGTTTACCAGCATGCTGGGGGTCAGGCTGAAATTGCGCGGCTTGTGCATGCCAACAGGCAGGAAGTTCTCAACGCGAAATCCCGGACGCGGGGCTTGCGAGACGCGCGAAAAAGGCTGGAAAGGGAAGGTGTATCCCACGCCGCTCAGCCGGCAAATCAGGAGGTTTCCAATGTACCAGTTGGGTATCGGTGCCGACTTACACGATGA
- the tnpA gene encoding IS200/IS605 family transposase, producing the protein MAYRSGCHTTFHHRYHLVWAPKYRYKVLIGDVRLRVREIIRQVCAEMGVKIINGALSKDHVHMFVEIPPHVSVSDFVRRAKGRSSRKIQQEFEHIRKRYWGQRFWQRGYFSTTSGNITDDIIMRYLDRHTHKDGFSPTA; encoded by the coding sequence ATGGCGTATCGGTCCGGTTGTCACACCACATTCCATCATCGCTACCATCTCGTTTGGGCGCCGAAGTATCGGTACAAGGTGCTGATCGGCGATGTTCGGCTACGGGTGCGCGAGATCATCCGTCAGGTCTGTGCCGAGATGGGCGTGAAGATCATCAACGGCGCGCTGTCGAAGGACCACGTACACATGTTCGTCGAAATCCCGCCGCACGTCTCGGTCAGCGACTTCGTGCGCCGGGCCAAGGGGCGCTCATCCCGCAAGATCCAACAGGAATTCGAGCACATCCGCAAACGATATTGGGGCCAACGCTTCTGGCAGCGCGGCTACTTCTCGACCACATCCGGCAACATCACCGATGACATCATCATGCGTTACCTCGACCGACATACCCACAAGGACGGCTTCAGCCCCACCGCTTGA